In Cryptococcus deuterogattii R265 chromosome 4, complete sequence, a genomic segment contains:
- a CDS encoding ubiquitin-activating enzyme E1: MAAPMQVDEAVPGDSIDEGLYSRQLYVLGHEAMKKMATSNVLIVGMKGLGVEIAKNVALAGVKTVTIYDPSAVEIADLGTQFFLREEDIGRPRAEVTAPRLAELNSYVPIKVLPGAGEITPEMVEPYQVVVLTNATIRKQVEIDEYCRQKGIYFIAADVRGLFGSVFNDFGKDFACVDPTGESPLSGMIVEIDEDEDAIVTCLDETRHGLEDGDYVTFSEVKGMEGLNGCEPRKISVKGPYTFSIGDTRGLGKYKSGGLFTQVKMPKILQFKTLKESLTNPEFFISDFAKWDRPAVLHVGFQALSAFYEKAGHLPRPRNAADAEQVVSLAKEIHSAAGGEDALDEKVITELSYQATGDLSPMVAVIGGFVAQEVLKACSAKFHPMQQNMYFDSLESLPAILPSEADVQPIGSRYDGQIAVFGKAFQEKITNVREFLVGAGAIGCEMLKNWSMMGLATGPNGIIHVTDLDTIEKSNLNRQFLFRPKDVGKFKAESAAAAVADMNPHLKGKIIAHDDRVGPETENIYGDEFFADLDGVTNALDNVAARQYMDRRCVFYRKPLLESGTLGTKANTQVVVPHLTESYSSSQDPPEKSIPSCTVKNFPNAIEHTIQWAREAFDSFFVNPPTTVNLYLSQPDFVETTLKSSGQHHEQLKQIEKYLVKERPMSFEECIMWARLQYENNYVNEIKQLLFNLPKDQVNANGTPFWSGPKRAPDALAFNIDDPLDMEYLIAAANLHAFNYGLKGERDPALFRKVVESMNIPEFTPKSGVKIQINENEPVDNNGNDEEDDIEAIVSSLPPPASLAGFRLQSVDFEKDDDSNHHIDFITAASNLRARNYGISPANRHKTKLIAGKIIPAIATTTALAVGLICLELYKLIDGKNKLEDYKNGFVNLALPFFGFSEPIAAAKQKYGETEWTLWDRFEIEGNPTLRQFLDWFQENHKLEVQMVSQGVSMLWSSFVPSKKAADRMNMRMSELVEHVGKKPIPPHVKNLLVEVMVNDENDEDVEVPYVLVHI; encoded by the exons ATGGCAGCTCCTATGCAGGTTGACGAAGCCGTCCCTGGCGACTCTA TTGATG AGGGCTTGTACTCTCGTCAACT CTATGTATTGGGCCACGAAG cgatgaagaagatggcaacTTCCAATGTTCTTATTGTTGGCATGAAGGGTCTTGGTGTTGAGATTG CCAAGAACGTTGCCTTGGCAGGCGTCAAGACTGTCACCATCTACGACCCTTCCGCAGTAGAAATTGCGGATCTCGGTACACAATTCTTCCTTCGCGAAGAGGACATCGGTCGGCCTCGAGCTGAAGTCACCGCCCCCCGACTTGCTGAACTCAATTCTTACGTCCCTATCAAGGTCCTCCCCGGAGCAGGTGAAATCACACCGGAAATGGTCGAGCCTTATCAGGTCGTCGTCCTCACCAACGCCACTATAAGGAAGCAAGTGGAGATCGACGAGTACTGTAGGCAAAAGGGGATCTACTTTATCGCAGCGGATGTGAGGGGTCTATTCGGTAGTGTGTTCAATGACTTTGGCAAGGATTTTGCTTGTGTCGACCCCACAGGAGAGAGCCCTCTAAGCGGAATGATTGTCGAGATTGACGAG GATGAGGACGCTATCGTTACCTGCCTTGATGAAACCCGACATGGGCTTGAAGACGGCGATTATGTCACGTTCTCCGAGGTCAAGGGTATGGAGGGTTTGAACGGCTGTGAGCCTAGAAAGATCTCTGTCAAGG GTCCTTACACTTTCTCTATCGGCGACACTCGTGGATTGGGCAAGTACAAATCCGGCGGTCTCTTCACCCAAGTGAAGATGCCCAAGATTCTCCAATTT AAAACTCTCAAAGAGTCCCTCACTAACCCCgagttcttcatctccgATTTTGCCAAATGGGATCGACCCGCCGTCTTGCATGTTGGTTTCCAGGCTCTTTCTGCGTTCTACGAAAAGGCtggtcatcttcctcgaccTCGTAACGCTGCCGACGCCGAGCAAGTCGTTTCTCTCGCCAAAGAGATTCATTCCGCTGCtggaggtgaagatgcCCTTGACGAAAAGGTTATCACCGAACTTTCCTACCAGGCGACTGGTGATCTCTCCCCTATGGTCGCCGTCATTGGTGGTTTCGTCGCTCAAGAAGTCCTCAAGGCTTGTTCCGCCAAGTTCCATCCTATGCAACAAAACATGTACTTTGACTCACTGGAGTCTCTTCCAGCTATCCTTCCTTCCGAGGCCGACGTCCAGCCCATCGGATCTCGATACGATGGGCAAATCGCCGTCTTCGGTAAGGCTTTCCAGGAAAAGATCACCAACGTTCGCGAGTTCCTTGTCGGTGCGGGTGCTATCGGTTGTGAGATGCTGAAGAATTGGAGTATGATGGGTCTCGCCACTGGTCCCAACGGAATCATTCATGTTACCGACTTAGATACCATTGAAAAGAGTAACTTGAATCGACAATTTTTGTTCAGACCCAAGGATGTCGGCAAGTTCAAGGCTGAGAgtgccgctgctgccgtTGCGGACATGAACCCCCAtttgaagggcaagatCATTGCTCACGATGACAGGGTCGGTCCTGAGACTGAAA ATATCTATGGTGACGAATTCTTCGCCGACCTCGATGGTGTGACTAATGCCCTTGATAATGTGGCTGCTCGTCAGTACATGGACCGACGATGTGTGTTCTACCGCAAGCCTCTTCTCGAGTCTGGTACCCTCGGTACCAAGGCCAATACTCAGGTCGTGGTTCCTCATCTCACCGAGtcatactcttcttcccaggATCCTCCTGAGAAGTCTATTCCCTCCTGTACCGTCAAGAACTTTCCCAATGCCATTGAGCACACCATCCAATGGGCCCGAGAAGCGTTcgactctttcttcgtcaaCCCTCCTACCACTGTTAACCTTTACCTTTCTCAACCGGACTTTGTCGAGACTACGCTTAAGTCTTCTGGCCAGCACCACGAGCAGCTTAAACAGATTGAGAAGTACCTTGTCAAGGAGAGGCCCATGTCTTTCGAGGAGTGTATCATGTGGGCTAGGTTACAATATGAGAACAACTACGTGAACGAGATCAAGCAGTTATTGTTCAACTTGCCCAAGGACCAAGTTAACGCCAACGGCACTCCTTTCTGGTCTGGACCCAAGAGGGCTCCTGACGCTCTTGCTTTCAACATTGACGAC CCTCTTGATATGGAGTACCTTATCGCTGCTGCCAACCTCCACGCTTTCAACTACGGTCTCAAGGGCGAGCGAGACCCTGCTTTATTCCGAAAGGTGGTCGAGTCCATGAACATCCCCGAGTTCACTCCTAAGAGCGGTGTCAAGATCCAGATCAATGAAAACGAACCTGTTGACAACAACGGTAATGATG aagaagatgacatcGAAGCTATTgtttcttcccttccccctcccGCTTCTCTGGCTGGTTTCCGACTTCAATCCGTTGACttcgagaaggatgatgactCTAACCACCACATTGACTTCATCACCGCTGCTTCCAACTTGCGTGCCCGAAACTATGGTATTTCTCCTGCCAACAGGCATAAGACCAAACTCATTGCAGGCAAGATTATCCCTGCCATTGCTACTACCACTGCTCTCGCCGTCGGTTTGATTTGCTTGGAACTTTACAAGTTGATCGACGGCAAGAACAAGCTTGAGGACTACAAGAACGGTTTCGTGAATTTAgctttgcccttcttcgGTTTCTCTGAGCCTATTGCAGCAGCGAAGCAAAAGTATGGTGAGACTGAGTGGACTCTGTGGGACAGGTTTGAGATTGAAGGCAATCCTACGTTGCGGCAATTCTTGGACTGGTTCCAGGAGAACCACAAGTTGGAAGTACAGATGGTTTCCCAGGGTGTTTCCATGCTGTGGTCCTCTTTCGTCCCTTCTAAGAAG GCTGCCGACCGAATGAATATGCGCATGAGCGAGCTTGTTGAACACGTTGGCAAGAAGCCAATTCCTCCTCACGTGAAGAACTTATTGGTGGAGGTTATGGTCAATGATGAAaacgatgaggatgtcgaGGTGCCTTACGTGTTGGTGCATATCTAA
- a CDS encoding U1 small nuclear ribonucleoprotein 70kDa: MSHLLPPNLLKLFAPRPQPPFLKPLTRDERIRGPNNLGGVAGLARRIKEEAEDAEVKQGMDLNPEKALDEQKEENVKTELKQDGEDGEVAEDSGKDKKKKTARDKIAEMGIIGEEAIKIRKELRKKRQEEYKKSAEANYKPQDDAQAIGDPYKTLFISRLSKKANETDLRREFEMYGPIERIRIVRNRKGKSNGYAFIVYERERDMKAAYKDAEGIPIHHKKILVDVERGRTVKGWKPQRLGGGLGGRPKPVVPEAAPAPYVAPSNFRGGRGGFRGGGRGGGGGGGGGFRGGFQGGRGGFGGGNRGGFGGGDDRGGFGGRGGFRGGFQNRGDRGPGGFGQQGGFGGPGGPGAPGGYGGQGGGYGGGGGGGGGGFGGPGQQNGYQGGHGGGGFGGGGGYKRDYDNAGGPGGYGGSGGGGGFGGGSGGYQDRDPKRMRY, from the exons ATGtctcacctcctcccccctAATCTCCTCAAGCTTTTTGCCCCTCGACCTCAGCCACCCTTTTTAAAACCTCTTACGAGGGATGAACGCATCCGTGGTCCAAACAACCTTGGGGGTGTTGCAGGCCTTGCCAGGCGTataaaagaagaagccgaagatGCTGAGGTCAAGCAAGGGATGGATTTGAATCCTGAAAAGGCGCTTGATGAacaaaaagaggaaaatgtCAAGACGGAATTGAAgcaagatggtgaagatggagaggtcGCCGAGGACTCtggcaaggacaagaagaagaagactgctAGAGATAAGATTGCGGAGATGGGTATCATTGGAGAGGAGGCTATCAAGATCAGGAAGGAAttaaggaagaagaggcaagagGAGTACAAGAAAAGTGCTGAAGCCAACT ATAAACCTCAGGATGATGCTCAAGCCATCGGCGACCCTTATAAGACCCTTTTTATCTCAAGACTA TCTAAGAAGGCGAATGAAACAGACCTTCGCCGAGAATTCGAAATGTATGGCCCTATTGAGCGGATACGTATCGTTCGAAATCGAAAAGGCAAGAGTAACGGCTATGCCTTTATTGTTTACGAGCGAGAACGAGATATGAAAG CTGCATACAAGGATGCTGAAGGCATCCCTATTCACCATAAGAAGATCCTCGTCGATGTCGAACGTGGACGCACTGTTAAAGGATGGAAACCTCAACGACTGGGTGGAGGTCTTGGTGGCCGTCCCAAACCCGTCGTCCCAGAAGCCGCCCCTGCACCCTATGTCGCTCCCAGCAACTTCCGAGGTGGCCGAGGAGGGTTCcgtggaggaggacgaggcggcggcggtggtggtggtggtggtttTAGAGGTGGTTTCCAAGGGGGCAGGGGAGGGTTTGGCGGAGGTAATAGAGGAGGATtcggaggaggagatgacaGAGGAGGCTTTGGTGGACGAGGCGGTTTCCGAGGAGGGTTCCAAAATCGAGGAGACCGTGGTCCTGGTGGGTTTGGTCAGCAAGGCGGATTTGGCGGTCCGGGAGGCCCAGGTGCTCCAGGTGGATATGGTGGACAAGGGGGAGGGTAcggcggcggtggtggcggtggcggtggcggcTTCGG CGGTCCTGGTCAGCAAAATGGATATCAAGGCGGGCACGGTGGAGGAGGCTTtggcggcggtggcggtTACAAACGCGACTACGACAACGCCGGCGGACCTGGCGGTTACGGTGGCagcggcggtggtggtgggttCGGGGGTGGCAGTGGAGGGTACCAGGACAGGGATCCCAAGAGGATGCGGTATTGA
- a CDS encoding actin-2, translating into MATEFDDVLTNQPVVIDNGSGNIKAGFAGEEQPSCYIPSFVGRPKHPRVMAGAIQDNLFIGRRAQEFRGLLKIKYPMEHGVVMDWDDMERIWGWVYGEGLKALSEEHPVLLTEAPLNPRQNRDIAAQIFFETFNVPAFFTSVQAVLSLYSSGRTTGIVLDSGDGVTHAVPVFEGFSMPHAVRRIDLAGRDITDHLQLLLRKAGHNLHTSAEKEVVRTIKEKTCYLALNPAKEEKDQSGAWEEFRLPDGKVIQLGTERFLAPEILFNPELVGQEYPGVHQVIVDSINRTDLDLRKSLFSNIVLSGGSTLCTGFGDRLLNEVKKLALKDVKLKIYAPPERKYSTWIGGSILAGLSTFKKMWVSADEYKEDPDIIHKKAF; encoded by the exons ATGGCCACAGAATTCGACGATGT TCTCACAAATCAACCAGTTGTTATTGACAAT GGCTCCGGCAATATCAAGGCTGGTTTCGCCGGAGAGGAGCAACCATCGTGTTATATTCCTTCATT CGTGGGTCGACCAAAACACCCTCGTGTGATGGCAGGAGCTATCCAGGACAACCTTTTCATCGGACGACGAGCACAAGAGTTCAGGGGACTGCTGAAGATAAAATACCCAATGGAGCATGGCGTAGTAATGGACTGGGATGATATGGAACGGATATGGGGATGGGTCTATGGCGAAGGATTAAAAGCGTTAAGTGAAGAA CATCCTGTGCTACTTACTGAAGCACCACTCAACCCTAGACAAAACCGAGATATAGCCGCCCAAATCTTTTTCGAAACATTCAACGTCCCAGCATTCTTCACCTCTGTTCAAGCCGTTCTCTCTCTCTACTCTTCTGGCCGCACAACCGGTATCGTCCTCGATTCTGGCGATGGTGTCACTCACGCTGTTCCCGTGTTCGAAGGTTTCTCCATGCCCCATGCTGTTAGACGAATAGATCTCGCCGGACGAGATATAACAGACCATCTTCAATTGTTGTTGCGGAAAGCAGGGCATAATCTGCACACGTCtgcggagaaggaagtggtgAGGAcgatcaaggagaagacttGTTACTTAGCATTGAATCCggcgaaagaggaaaaggaccAAAGTGGAGCGTGGGAAGAATTCAGATTGCCGGACGGAAAGGTGATACAGCTGGGGACGGAGAGATTCCTTGCACCAGAAATCTTGTTTAACCCAGAGTTGGTGGGGCAAGAGTATCCAGGTGTCCATCAA GTAATTGTCGACTCTATCAATCGGACCGACCTCGACCTTCGAAAATCCCTCTTCAGCAACATTGTCCTTTCCGGCGGTTCGACGTTGTGTACTGGTTTCGGCGACCGATTACTAAATGAAGTCAAGAAACTTGCTTTAAAGGATGTTAAGCTAAAGATTTATGCTCCTCCAGAACGAAAG TACTCAACCTGGATAGGGGGAAGCATTCTTGCCGGTCTCAGTACGTTCAAGAAAATGTGGGTGTCGGCGGACGAATACAAAGAAGATCCGGATATTATCCACAAGAAGGCATTTTAA
- a CDS encoding phosphoribosylaminoimidazolesuccinocarboxamide synthase, with translation MAAPSETTIQLSPEAEAQYERITRHLQEVTSGDVIRKVLSEGKVVKAYWGTAPTGRPHIAYCVPLLKIADFLTAGVHVKVLLADLHAFLDASKSTLETVQYRVKYYSKLLITVFTVLGVPIDKLEFITGSSYQLKPDYTLDVYRFHALTSTREAEHAGADVVKESESPLMSSLLYPGLQALDEQYLDVDFQFGGVDQRKIFMYAATFLPKLGYSKRAHLMNGMVPGLSGGKMSASDPKSKIDFLDTAADIKNKIKAALCPPGEIENNGVIAFIKTVLIPIQALRIEQAEQRGEKAPVGEGSFVKPGAPQGAVFSISRPEKFGGDIHVKSYEELKKAYIAGDIHPGDLKTGVQEALIQFLSPIRKLFDEDKEWQEIERMAYPSSSVAPAAEEPKKAKKKDVRSKPPTEEERAALRAAKEKEKAAKIAAKAVNEGTAPPVPPIEDITAAQLAQSSKEAVQVATSSTTTSCVTSTNLSKLKLLAKGKVRDIYALPGKEDEDKLLFVATDRMSAFDVIMNNGIPSKGITLTTLSLFWFDKLKNIIPNHVLYPSPSACFSTPAQAWEQFPRSLDEYRDQLEGRSMIVKKCEVVKIEAIVRGYITGSAWSEYKKSQTIHGIQMPAGLVESQKLPEALFTPSTKADQGEHDENIHPDKVKDICGPELATEIEKVAIQLYTEAAAYALERGLILADTKFEFGLLSDPSSPNKTTLILIDEVLTPDSSRYWAVADYVVGQPQPSFDKQYLRDWLIKEGLRGKEDVTLPEHVVNETRSKYEEARDRVMGLGNFGKHGQK, from the exons ATGGCTGCCCCCTCCGAAACCACCATTCAGCTATCCCCAGAAGCTGAAGCCCAGTATGAGCGAATCACAAGACATCTCCAGGAGGTAACCAGCGGGGATGTCATCAGGAAGGTCTTGAGCGAAGGGAAGGTCGTCAAGGCTTACTGGGGCACTGCTCCTACCGGCAGGC CCCACATTGCTTATTGCGTTCCGTTGCTCAAGATCGCCGACTTTTTGACTGCCGGTGTCCATGTTAAGGTCTTGCTAGCTG AT CTCCATGCTTTCCTTGACGCCTCTAAGTCTACACTCGAAACCGTCCAGTACCGAGTCAAGTACTACTCAAAACTTCTCATAACAGTTTTCACTGTCCTTGGTGTGCCTATCGACAAGCTTGAATTCATCACCGGCTCCAGCTATCAGCTTAAGCCTGACTACACTCTCGACGTGTACCGTTTCCATGCTTTGACTTCCACTAGAGAAGCCGAACACGCTGGCGCTGATGTTGTCAAGGAGTCAGAGTCCCCTCTTATGAGCAGCTTACTCTACCCTGGCCTACAGGCTTTGGACGAACAGTACTTGGATGTTGACTTTCAATTCGGTGGTGTCGACCAGCGAAAGATCTTCATGTATGCCGCTACTTTCCTTCCTAAGCTCGGTTACTCCAAGCGTGCCCACCTCATGAACGGCATGGTTCCTGGATTGTCCGGTGGAAAAATGTCTGCTTCCGACCCCAAATCCAAGATCGACTTCCTCGACACTGCTGCCGACATAAAAAACAAGATCAAGGCTGCTCTTTGTCCCCCtggagagattgagaacAATGGAGTCATCGCATTTATCAAGACGGTGCTCATCCCTATTCAAGCCCTCCGAATCGAACAGGCCGAACAAAGAGGCGAGAAGGCTCCTGTAGGTGAAGGAAGCTTTGTTAAGCCTGGCGCTCCCCAGGGTGCCgttttctccatctcccgaCCCGAGAAGTTTGGCGGTGACATTCATGTCAAGAGCTACGAGGAGCTCAAGAAGGCGTACATTGCTGGTGATATCCACCCTGGAGACTTAAAGACTGGTGTGCAGGAGGCTTTGATTCAATTCTTGAGTCCCATTAGGAAGTTATTCGACGAAGACAAGGAGTGGCAGGAGATCGAGAGGATGGCTTATCCCAGTTCTTCTGTTGCACCCGCTGCGGAGGAGCCCAAGAAGGCG aagaaaaaggatgtcAGGTCCAAGCCCCCCaccgaggaagagcgtGCGGCTCTCCGAGCtgccaaggagaaggagaaggctgccAAAATCGCTGCAAAGGCTGTCAACGAAGGCACTGCCCCTCCCGTTCCTCCTATTGAGGACATCACTGCTGCCCAACTCGCCCAAAGCTCCAAGGAGGCTGTCCAGGTTGCCACGAGCAGTACTACCACCAGCTGCGTCACCAGTACCAACTTGTCCAAATTGAAGCTTTTggccaagggcaaggtaAGGGACATCTACGCGTTGCCTGGtaaggaggacgaagacaAGCTGCTGTTTGTTGCTACCGACAGGATGAGCGCTTTCGACGTCATCATGAACAAC GGTATTCCTTCAAAAGGTATCACTCTCACCacactctctctcttttggtttgacaagctcaagaacATAATCCCCAACCACGTTCTCTacccctctccttcagcatGTTTCTCTACCCCTGCCCAGGCTTGGGAGCAGTTCCCTAGGAGCTTAGACGAGTACAGAGATCAACTTGAAGGCCGAAGCATGATCGTAAAGAAGTGCGAGGTTGTGAAGATTGAGGCTATCGTCAGAGGTTACATCACTG GATCTGCTTGGTCCGAATACAAGAAGTCTCAAACCATCCACGGTATCCAGATGCCCGCTGGTTTGGTCGAATCTCAAAAGCTCCCCGAGGCCCTCTTCACTCCTTCCACCAAGGCCGACCAAGGTGAACATGACGAGAACATCCACCCTGACAAGG TCAAGGACATTTGCGGTCCCGAGCTTGCCAcggagattgagaaggttGCTATCCAGCTCTACACTGAAGCCGCTGCTTATGCCCTTGAGCGTGGACTAATTTTGGCCGACACCAAGTTTGAGTTTGGTCTCCTGTCCGACCCCTCATCACCCAACAAGACTaccctcattctcatcgACGAGGTCCTCACTCCTGACTCTTCCAGGTACTGGGCCGTTGCCGACTACGTCGTTGGTCAGCCTCAGCCTTCATTTGACAAGCAGTACCTCCGTGACTGGTTGATCAAGGAGGGCTTGAGGGGTAAAGAGGATGTGACTCTTCCTGAGCACGTCGTTAACGAGACCAGGAGCAAATACGAAGAGGCTAGGGATAGGGTCATGGGGCTCGGAAACTTTGGCAAGCACGGTCAGAAGTAA
- a CDS encoding monooxygenase produces the protein MSIYPIVIIGAGPSGLLLARFLQLHSISIVIYERDSSPTHRRQGGSLDLHDNTGLKALRETGLLDVAKIYMRAEGEAMKIVDKSGKIWFNENDETKVPMEFQDGRPVTGRPEIDRTDLRNILIKSLTPDTIKWDHVVSSCSKISSSHYQVNFMSQPHITTPYLIGADGAFSRVRPLIHSTLPSYSGVSIYELTMSPENMTPELKAYVGQGCLLALDEEMTVLPQMNSGGLCKVYIGLKCPENWTDENPLPDEGKREWLANFFQGWHEQVRNIIMASEEDNVMTRRIWQFDPDLKWETDMTGVTVMGDAAHVMSPFAGEGVNQALADALELGKTLVALFTVPNARASSPPFPLSLLPISQPPSKPLISSPSLNDLHHALRRFEKKMMRRARKEMIGSKENMDLFFGENAAYNLTHWMSTFVIRFVWQIVTEWPIDFVNAIWD, from the exons ATGTCCATATATCCCATCGTTATTATCGGTGCAGGCCCTTCTGGCCTTCTGCTCGCCCGattccttcaacttcacAGCATTTCCATTGTCATTTACGAGCGCGATTCTTCCCCTACACATCGGCGCCAGGGTGGCTCCTTGGATCTACATGATAACACTGGTCTCAAAGCTTTGAGAGAGACGGGACTGTTGGACGTGGCCAAGATATATATGAGggcggaaggagaagcCATGAAGATCGTGGATAAGAGTGGGAAGATATGGTTCAATGAGAACGACGAAACCAAGGTACCCATGGAATTCCAGGACGGGAGACCAGTTACTGGGAGGCCGGAAATTGATAG AACCGACCTGAGAAATATACTGATCAAGTCTCTCACTCCTGATACTATTAAATGGGATCATGTGGTCTCGTCCTGCTCAAagatatcttcttctcattacCAGGTTAACTTCATGTCCCAACCACATATCACCACGCCCTATCTGATCGGCGCAGATGGAGCATTCTCACGTGTCCGTCCTCTCATTCACTCCACCCTGCCATCATATTCGGGAGTGTCAATATACGAGCTCACAATGTCTCCTGAAAACATGACGCCTGAGTTGAAAGCGTATGTGGGGCAGGGATGCTTATTAGCtcttgatgaggaaatgaCTGTCTTGCCGCAGATGAATTCTGGAGGGCTGTGCAAAGTCTACATCGGGCTAAAATGCCCTGAGAATTGGACTGACGAGAACCCTTTGcctgatgaaggaaagcggGAGTGGTTAGCAAATTTCTTTCAAGGTTGGCATGAGCAGGTGCGAAATATTATCATGGCGAGTGAAGAGGACAACGTAATGAcgagaagaatatggcaATTTGATCCAGATTTGAAGTGGGAGACGGACATGACAGGGGTTACAGTGATGG GTGATGCCGCTCACGTCATGTCGCCTTTCGCAGGTGAAGGGGTAAACCAAG CTCTAGCAGACGCCCTGGAGTTAGGAAAGACTTTGGTGGCCCTCTTCACCGTCCCAAACGCTCGCGCTTCCAgccctcctttccccctttctcttctgcccATCTCCCAGCCACCTTCAAAACCCCtcatttcatctccatcactTAACGATCTTCACCATGCCCTGCGACGttttgaaaagaagatgatgcgCCGAGCtagaaaagagatgattggGTCTAAGGAGAACATGGACTTGTTTTTCGGAGAAAATGCGGCTTATAACTTGACACACTGGATGTCAACGTTCGTGATACGGTTCGTCTGGCAGATCGTAACTGAGTGGCCGATAGACTTTGTAAATGCTATTTGGGATTGA
- a CDS encoding ubiquinone biosynthesis methyltransferase: MASIKSLLRPARAVSRTSSSHVRFITNSVSSRESQPTSGQTTPSSKTTHFGFKEIPEDQKETLVGGVFSSVASSYDLMNDTMSLGIHRLWKDSFVSTMLPRLPPSFHRNPNDPVTEKPVFKCLDVAGGTGDIALKLLDRAKDKFACRDIEVEIVDLNEGMLNEGRKRVAKTMYYNTPQIKFTHGNAQHLPSHIADNSIDLYTIAFGIRNCTSLSAVLNEAYRVLKPGGRIGVLEFGKVTNPLFREIYRQYSFQFIPVMGKILAGDSESYQYLIESIERFPSQPEFAKLVQEAGFKTGQMREGRGGAWTDYTNGIATVWTGVKA, encoded by the exons ATGGCTTCCATAAAATCACTTCTCCGCCCCGCCAGAGCGGTCTCCCGCACCAGCTCCTCTCATGTCAGATTCATTACCAACTCCGTCTCCAGTAGAGAGTCACAACCCACATCAGGTCAGACAACTCCATCGAGCAAGACCACCCATTTCGGTTTTAAAGAGATCCCAGAAGACCAGAAGGAGACACTCG TCGGAGGTGTTTTCAGCTCGGTCGCCTCCAGTTATGATCTTATGAACGACACCATGTCCTTGGGCATTCACCGCCTATGGAAGGACTCTTTCGTCTCAACAATGCTTCCCCGTTTGCCCCCGTCTTTCCACCGCAACCCTAATGACCCGGTGACCGAAAAACCAGTATTCAAGTGTCTGGACGTTGCCGGTGGTACGGGTGATATTGCGTTAAAATTGTTGGACCGGGCCAAGGACAAGTTTGCCTGTCGGGATATTGAGGTGGAGATTGTTGATTTGAATGAGGGCATGTTGAATGAGGGTAGGAAGCGGGTCGCCAAGACCATGTACTACAACA CTCCTCAAATCAAGTTTACTCACGGTAACGCACaacaccttccttcccacaTTGCCGACAATTCTATCGATCTGTACACCATTGCGTTCGGTATTAGAAACTGCACTTCCCTCTCTGCTGTCCTCAACGAAGCTTATCGTGTCCTTAAGCCCGGAGGCCGGATTGGTGTTTTGGAGTTTGGTAAGGTTACTAACCCACTCTTCAGAGA GATCTACCGACAATACTCTTTCCAGTTCATTCCTGTGATGGGCAAGATTCTTGCTGGTGATTCCGAATCTTATCAGTACCTCATTGAGTCTATTGAGCGATTCCCTTCTCAGCCCGAGTTCGCCAAGCT TGTGCAAGAAGCAGGATTTAAAACTGGCCAGATGAGGGAAGGTCGAGGTGGTGCTTGGACTGACTATACCAACGGTATTGCTACAGTCTGGACAGGTGTCAAGGCTTAA
- a CDS encoding cyclophilin, whose protein sequence is MNKTTDQPASSSFNRKSSVYVSGFAPEVDEEQLLQAFVTFGDIIEIKIPHEPHDPKKHRGYAFITFSSAADAQEAIDNYDLNQLPGYQGSGKFLKCSLAQPSKYVDESGRNDRAIWETEEWKAEHGERPEDGQEATE, encoded by the exons ATGAACAAGACCACAGACCAACCAGCGTCCTCAAGTTTCAACAGGAAGTCTTCAGTTTACGTCTCAGGCTTTGCTCCAGAGGTCGACGAGGAGCAACTCTTACAGGCTTTTGTTACTTTTGGAGATATCATTGAGATTAAGATTCCCCATGAGCCTCATGACC CTAAAAAGCACCGCGGTTACGCGTTCATAACTTTCTCCTCCGCTGCCGATGCTCAAGAAGCCATTGACAATTATGATCTCAACCAATTACCGGGGTATCAAGGAAGCGGCAAATTCTTGAAATGCAGCTTGGCACAGCCGAGCAAGTATGTGGATGAGAGTGGAAGGAATGATCGAGCAA TTTGGGAGAcagaggaatggaaagcGGAACATGGAGAACGGCCAGAAGACGGACAGGAAGCTACCGAATAA